Proteins from one Buchnera aphidicola (Diuraphis noxia) genomic window:
- a CDS encoding rhodanese-like domain-containing protein, with the protein MKEVIFFCNQHFILISLWFFFLILSLLLIIKINSFKDKIINNIQAIKLINKNNGIVVDTRSIEVFKKGHIVNSINIPLNQILSGNLKKIEDYKSFPVILILSEMNECKNCMAEFLKNGFNRIYVLKNGIYYWSLDHLPLVIEDK; encoded by the coding sequence ATGAAAGAAGTAATATTTTTTTGTAACCAACATTTTATATTAATTAGTTTATGGTTTTTTTTTCTTATCTTATCATTATTGTTGATAATTAAGATCAATTCTTTTAAAGATAAAATTATTAATAATATTCAAGCGATAAAATTAATTAATAAAAACAATGGAATTGTAGTTGACACTCGTTCTATAGAAGTATTTAAAAAAGGACATATTGTAAATTCTATCAATATTCCGTTAAATCAAATTCTTTCAGGTAATTTAAAAAAAATAGAAGATTATAAATCTTTTCCAGTCATTCTAATATTGAGTGAAATGAATGAATGCAAAAATTGTATGGCAGAATTTTTAAAAAATGGATTTAATCGTATTTATGTTTTAAAAAACGGTATATATTATTGGTCTTTAGATCATTTACCTTTAGTTATTGAAGATAAATAA
- the cysE gene encoding serine O-acetyltransferase produces MSVLEISKIWNKIICEVSLLLKKEPILSDFYYNCILKHKTLSSSLSYILSNKLSISSVSEKKIRKIFNYIYLNNVSLVNVVLEDLKAVLKRDPVVTDYLTPLLYLKGFHALQAYRLSHYLWNIKKKLLSIYLQSRISVIFSVDIHPAASIGSGIMLDHATGIVIGEGVIIEDNVSIFHSVTLGGTGKNDSKNRHPTIRKNVVIGAGAKILGNIEVGLGSKIGAGSIVLENIPSYVTVVGVPAKIVKINNKEFSQKNKDNLSCIINNFQYGDGI; encoded by the coding sequence ATGTCTGTTTTAGAAATATCAAAAATATGGAATAAAATAATATGCGAAGTTTCACTTTTATTAAAAAAAGAACCAATTTTATCAGATTTTTATTATAATTGTATTTTGAAACATAAAACTTTAAGTAGTTCTTTGAGTTATATATTATCTAATAAATTATCTATATCCAGCGTTTCTGAAAAAAAGATTCGAAAAATATTTAATTATATATATCTAAATAATGTTTCTCTTGTAAACGTTGTATTAGAAGATTTAAAAGCTGTATTGAAACGAGATCCAGTAGTAACAGATTATTTAACACCTTTATTATATTTAAAAGGTTTTCATGCTTTACAAGCTTACAGATTAAGTCATTATCTTTGGAATATTAAAAAAAAATTGTTATCTATATACTTGCAAAGTAGAATATCTGTAATTTTTTCAGTAGATATTCATCCAGCAGCTTCTATTGGTTCTGGTATAATGCTTGATCACGCAACTGGAATTGTTATTGGAGAAGGTGTCATTATAGAAGATAATGTTTCAATTTTTCATTCAGTTACTTTAGGTGGAACAGGTAAAAATGATAGCAAAAATAGACATCCTACTATTCGAAAAAATGTCGTGATAGGAGCTGGAGCAAAAATATTAGGTAATATTGAAGTTGGTTTAGGTTCGAAAATAGGTGCTGGTTCTATAGTGTTAGAAAATATCCCTTCGTATGTTACAGTTGTTGGAGTGCCAGCTAAGATAGTTAAAATCAATAATAAAGAATTTTCTCAAAAAAATAAAGATAATTTATCATGTATAATAAATAATTTTCAATACGGAGATGGTATTTAA
- the murB gene encoding UDP-N-acetylmuramate dehydrogenase produces the protein MYNKKYSYNISLKNLNTFGINVTAKKIIFVKTISRLIKTINNCKLFKIPYLILGEGSNVLFLEHYKGIVIFNRIKGITITENNNFWMIHVSSGEKWHNVVKYTLNFGIFGLENMALIPGRIGAAAIQNIGAYGLEFKDICSYVDVLFFKNNDTKRIDVNSCKFSYRSSVFKYEYNYDYAIIAVGIKLSKIWNPVIFPILKNYTTLQDITPYKIFNIICKIRIKKLPDPKKIGNAGSFFKNPIITKKQAYPLISLYKIPHYPQINGLIKISGGWLIEHYNFKNIQIGDAAIHKTQKLILINKKNATSKEVIKLARIIQTCILKKFNIFLEPEIDFIGSTRKIKLKLNSRINLLKLMNK, from the coding sequence ATGTATAACAAAAAATATTCATATAATATCTCTTTAAAAAATTTAAACACATTTGGAATCAATGTAACAGCAAAAAAAATTATTTTTGTGAAAACAATTTCAAGATTAATTAAAACAATAAATAATTGTAAATTATTTAAAATTCCTTATTTGATTTTAGGTGAAGGAAGTAATGTTCTATTTTTAGAACATTATAAAGGAATTGTAATTTTTAATCGAATTAAAGGAATAACAATAACAGAAAACAATAATTTTTGGATGATACATGTTTCTTCAGGGGAAAAATGGCATAATGTAGTTAAATATACTTTAAATTTCGGTATTTTTGGTTTAGAAAATATGGCTTTAATTCCTGGTCGTATAGGTGCTGCTGCCATTCAAAACATTGGTGCCTATGGTTTAGAATTTAAAGATATATGTTCATATGTTGATGTCTTGTTTTTCAAAAATAATGATACTAAAAGAATTGATGTAAATTCATGTAAATTTTCTTATCGAAGCAGTGTTTTTAAATATGAATATAATTATGATTACGCTATTATAGCAGTCGGCATTAAATTATCAAAAATTTGGAATCCTGTTATATTTCCTATTTTAAAAAATTATACTACTTTACAAGATATAACACCATATAAAATTTTTAATATAATTTGTAAAATACGAATTAAAAAATTACCAGATCCTAAAAAAATTGGTAATGCAGGTAGTTTTTTTAAAAACCCTATTATTACCAAAAAACAAGCATACCCACTAATATCTTTATATAAAATTCCACATTATCCTCAAATAAATGGATTAATAAAAATATCTGGTGGTTGGTTGATTGAACATTATAATTTTAAAAACATACAAATTGGTGATGCAGCTATTCACAAAACACAAAAGTTAATACTGATAAACAAAAAAAATGCAACTTCTAAAGAAGTTATAAAATTAGCAAGAATAATACAAACATGTATTTTAAAAAAATTCAATATCTTTTTAGAACCAGAAATAGATTTTATTGGATCAACTAGAAAAATAAAACTGAAATTAAACAGTCGAATTAACTTATTGAAGTTGATGAATAAATAA
- the rpoD gene encoding RNA polymerase sigma factor RpoD, translated as MDQNPQSQLKLLVNHGKEQGYLTYAEVNDHLPEDIIDSEQIDDIIQMINDMGIPVVEEAPDADDLILNEIQSDTDEDAVEAATQVLSSVESELGRTTDPVRMYMREMGTVELLTREGEIDIAKRIEEGINQVQCSVSEYPEAITYLLEQYDRIKTGEIRLSDIITGFVDPSVEEIYSPVTINIGSEILDELQNNDEENNQTENEDDHSVDPELANEKFSELRKQYNNTNEIIKKKNRTHKDSLLEIYNLSEVFKQFRLVPKQFDHLVNNMRNMMERVRTQERIIMKLCIEECKMPKKIFIKIFPEKKINYHWFIKEQNTDQPWSNNLKKIKEAVFISIQKLIDIEQETGLTIEQVKDINKRMVIGEAKAKRAKKEMVEANLRLVISIAKKYTNRGLQFLDLIQEGNIGLMKAVDKFEYRRGYKFSTYATWWIRQAITRSIADQARTIRIPVHMIETINKLNRISRQMLQEIGREPTPEELSEKMLIPEDKIRKVLKIAKEPISMETPIGDDDDSHLGDFIEDTSLELPLDSATSESLRSATHDVLSGLTAREAKVLRMRFGIDMNTDHTLEEVGKQFDVTRERIRQIEAKALRKLRHPSRSEVLRSFLDD; from the coding sequence ATGGATCAAAATCCACAATCACAACTTAAGCTACTTGTTAATCATGGTAAAGAACAAGGCTATTTAACCTATGCTGAAGTTAATGATCATCTGCCAGAAGACATTATTGATTCTGAACAAATTGATGACATTATTCAGATGATTAATGACATGGGAATTCCAGTGGTTGAAGAAGCGCCTGATGCTGATGATTTGATTTTAAATGAAATACAATCAGACACAGATGAAGATGCGGTTGAAGCAGCAACACAAGTTTTATCTAGTGTAGAATCAGAATTAGGACGAACAACGGATCCTGTGCGAATGTATATGCGAGAAATGGGTACTGTAGAACTATTAACACGAGAAGGAGAAATAGACATAGCTAAACGTATTGAAGAAGGCATAAATCAAGTTCAATGCTCAGTATCAGAATATCCAGAAGCCATAACTTATCTGCTTGAACAATACGATCGTATTAAAACTGGTGAAATACGATTATCTGATATAATAACAGGATTTGTAGATCCTAGTGTAGAAGAGATTTATTCCCCTGTAACTATTAATATAGGTTCAGAAATTCTAGATGAATTACAAAATAATGATGAAGAAAATAATCAAACAGAAAATGAAGATGATCACAGTGTTGATCCAGAATTAGCAAACGAAAAATTTTCTGAATTACGAAAACAATATAATAACACTAATGAAATAATTAAGAAAAAAAATAGAACACATAAAGATTCTTTATTAGAAATTTACAATCTTTCAGAAGTGTTTAAACAATTTCGATTAGTTCCAAAACAATTTGATCATTTAGTTAATAATATGCGAAATATGATGGAACGTGTTAGAACACAAGAAAGAATAATCATGAAATTATGTATTGAAGAATGCAAAATGCCAAAAAAAATATTTATTAAAATTTTTCCAGAAAAAAAAATTAATTACCATTGGTTCATAAAAGAACAAAATACAGATCAACCATGGTCTAACAATTTAAAAAAAATAAAAGAAGCGGTTTTTATTAGTATACAAAAATTAATAGACATAGAACAAGAAACAGGTTTAACAATTGAACAAGTTAAAGATATTAATAAAAGAATGGTCATTGGTGAAGCCAAAGCTAAAAGAGCAAAAAAAGAAATGGTAGAAGCTAATTTAAGATTAGTGATTTCTATTGCAAAAAAATATACGAATAGAGGATTACAATTTTTAGACTTAATTCAAGAAGGAAATATTGGTTTAATGAAAGCAGTAGATAAATTTGAATATCGTCGTGGTTATAAATTTTCAACATATGCAACTTGGTGGATTCGACAAGCTATTACTAGATCTATTGCTGATCAAGCTCGTACTATTCGTATTCCAGTTCATATGATAGAAACTATTAATAAACTAAATCGTATTTCTAGACAAATGTTACAAGAAATCGGTCGAGAACCAACTCCAGAAGAACTATCTGAAAAAATGCTTATTCCAGAAGACAAAATTAGAAAAGTTTTAAAAATAGCTAAAGAACCAATATCTATGGAAACTCCTATCGGAGACGATGATGATTCACATTTAGGTGATTTTATTGAAGATACCTCTCTAGAATTACCATTAGATTCTGCAACATCTGAAAGTTTACGATCAGCAACACATGATGTTTTATCGGGTTTAACTGCTCGTGAAGCAAAGGTACTACGGATGCGATTTGGCATTGATATGAATACTGATCATACTCTAGAAGAAGTTGGAAAACAATTTGATGTTACTCGAGAAAGAATACGTCAAATAGAAGCAAAAGCTCTTAGAAAACTACGTCATCCAAGTAGATCAGAAGTTTTGCGTAGTTTTTTAGATGATTAA
- a CDS encoding argininosuccinate synthase, protein MMKKIKKVVLAYSGGLDTSAIIPWLKENYKVDVVAFVANIGQSEKDLKGIEKKALESGASSCHLFDLKEEFIRDYVYPTLKSGALYEGNYLLGTALARPIIAKKQVELALNIGADALCHGATGKGNDQVRFEMAYASLAPDLYVIAPWREWNLHSRESLLNYLQKRKIPITATLEKIYSKDENTWHISTEGGLLEDPWNESNEDCWSWTVRPEEAPDTPEYVSLKLQSGCVYSVNNKKLNPLQCVEVLNKLGSKHAIGRIDIIENRLIGIKSRGCYETPGGTIITTAMRAIEQLVLDRESFQWREKIGLKMASVVYDGRWFSPIRRSLQAAANELSTEITGEVILKLYKGSVIAVQKKSSHALYSQEYATFGKDEVYNQSDADGFIRLFSLSSRIRAKNKYR, encoded by the coding sequence ATGATGAAAAAAATAAAAAAAGTAGTCTTAGCATATTCTGGTGGTTTAGATACTTCAGCAATTATTCCTTGGCTTAAAGAAAATTACAAAGTTGATGTTGTTGCTTTTGTAGCTAATATAGGGCAATCTGAAAAAGATTTAAAAGGAATTGAGAAAAAAGCGTTAGAATCAGGAGCATCTAGTTGTCATTTATTTGATTTAAAAGAAGAATTTATAAGAGATTACGTTTATCCAACATTAAAAAGTGGAGCTTTATACGAGGGTAACTACTTATTAGGAACAGCGTTAGCTAGGCCTATTATCGCAAAAAAACAAGTAGAATTAGCATTAAATATTGGAGCAGATGCTTTATGTCATGGTGCAACTGGAAAAGGTAATGATCAAGTTCGTTTTGAAATGGCATACGCATCATTAGCTCCAGATTTATATGTAATAGCACCATGGCGAGAATGGAATCTTCATTCGAGAGAATCTTTATTAAATTATTTGCAGAAAAGAAAAATTCCTATAACAGCTACATTAGAAAAAATTTATAGTAAAGATGAAAATACTTGGCATATTTCTACAGAAGGCGGTTTGCTTGAAGATCCATGGAATGAATCTAATGAAGATTGTTGGAGTTGGACAGTTAGACCTGAAGAAGCTCCAGATACTCCTGAATATGTTTCGTTAAAATTACAATCAGGTTGTGTGTATTCTGTAAATAATAAAAAATTGAATCCCTTGCAATGTGTAGAAGTTTTAAATAAATTGGGTTCTAAACATGCTATTGGTAGAATTGATATTATTGAAAATAGATTAATTGGAATCAAGTCTCGTGGTTGTTACGAAACACCTGGAGGTACTATTATTACAACAGCTATGAGAGCTATTGAACAATTAGTGTTAGATCGTGAAAGTTTTCAATGGAGAGAGAAAATTGGTTTAAAAATGGCTTCAGTGGTTTATGATGGTCGTTGGTTTTCTCCGATACGAAGATCTTTACAAGCAGCTGCTAATGAATTATCAACTGAAATTACTGGTGAAGTAATATTGAAATTATATAAAGGAAGTGTTATAGCTGTTCAAAAAAAATCGTCTCATGCATTATATTCTCAGGAATATGCTACTTTTGGAAAAGATGAAGTCTATAATCAGTCAGATGCAGATGGTTTCATTCGTCTTTTTTCACTTTCTTCGAGAATACGAGCAAAAAATAAATATAGATAG
- the secE gene encoding preprotein translocase subunit SecE, with the protein MNKNNQDQKESQMLEKIKWLSISILFIFTFIINYYFDEVQLFIRIFITLFLIIFAIISLFSIKRNQQILSYMKTLKKEIQNIIWPSYKESMHTTLIVIIITIFMSFVLWILDSMIFHLIEFIINLRF; encoded by the coding sequence ATGAATAAAAATAATCAAGATCAAAAAGAATCTCAAATGTTAGAAAAAATAAAATGGTTATCTATATCTATATTATTTATTTTTACATTTATAATTAACTATTATTTTGACGAAGTACAATTATTTATTCGTATATTTATTACACTTTTTCTCATTATATTTGCAATTATAAGTTTATTTTCAATCAAACGGAATCAACAAATTTTATCATATATGAAAACGTTAAAAAAAGAAATACAAAACATAATATGGCCTTCATACAAAGAAAGTATGCATACCACATTAATTGTAATCATTATAACAATTTTTATGTCTTTTGTTTTATGGATCTTAGATAGTATGATATTCCATTTGATAGAATTTATTATTAATTTAAGGTTCTAA
- the secB gene encoding protein-export chaperone SecB, with protein sequence MSEEKIKKNIFEIQRIYIKDISFESPHTPNIFYLNWKPIIKIDLNTFFKKIEKNIFEIVLQIRVIVKIKDNVVFLCDVHQAGIFFISNLKEDQLSHCLHSYCPNILFPYARECISNLVSRASFPQINIAPINFDSIYFNHINSKKQHK encoded by the coding sequence ATGTCAGAAGAAAAAATAAAAAAAAATATTTTTGAAATTCAACGTATTTATATAAAAGATATTTCTTTTGAATCTCCTCATACACCAAATATTTTTTATCTTAATTGGAAACCTATCATTAAAATCGATTTAAATACCTTTTTTAAAAAGATAGAAAAAAATATTTTTGAAATTGTTTTACAAATAAGAGTTATAGTAAAAATAAAAGATAATGTAGTATTTTTATGTGATGTGCATCAAGCTGGTATTTTTTTTATTTCAAATTTAAAAGAAGATCAACTTAGCCATTGCTTACATTCTTATTGCCCGAATATTTTGTTTCCTTATGCGCGTGAATGTATATCTAATTTAGTTTCTCGTGCCAGTTTTCCACAGATAAATATTGCTCCAATTAATTTTGATTCTATTTATTTTAATCATATAAATTCAAAAAAACAACATAAATAA
- the metF gene encoding methylenetetrahydrofolate reductase has translation MYRISEYYKDIVQQKKENIRNFSKCSFEFYPPKNLILENTFWPTVEKLSKLKPNFFSVTYGANSGEREKTYHFAKTIYEQTGITTAAHLTCVNSTPDELKEIAKKYWENGIKSIVALRGDTLNKNNFEHKMYAVDLVLLLKKIANFNILVAGYPEMHPESKNSEFDIIHLRKKVDAGANKIITQFFFTIENYLRFRDNCIKNNINVEIIPGILPIYNFNQLQRFSSITNVKIPDWLFQIFNGLDNDLITQKNIGSSIVIDMVKILSREGVKNFHFYTLNQSDTVYTVCHVLGL, from the coding sequence ATGTATCGTATCTCTGAATACTATAAAGATATAGTCCAACAAAAGAAAGAAAATATTCGTAATTTTTCTAAGTGTTCTTTTGAATTTTATCCCCCTAAAAATTTGATTTTAGAAAACACTTTTTGGCCTACAGTTGAAAAACTTAGTAAATTAAAACCTAATTTTTTTTCTGTAACATATGGAGCAAATAGTGGTGAGCGTGAAAAGACATATCATTTTGCAAAAACAATATATGAACAAACAGGTATTACAACTGCTGCACATCTTACTTGTGTGAATTCTACACCTGATGAATTAAAAGAAATAGCAAAAAAATATTGGGAAAATGGCATTAAAAGTATTGTTGCGTTAAGAGGAGATACATTAAACAAAAATAATTTTGAACATAAAATGTATGCTGTAGATTTAGTTCTTTTGTTAAAAAAAATAGCAAATTTTAATATTTTAGTTGCAGGCTATCCTGAAATGCATCCAGAATCAAAAAATTCTGAATTTGATATTATTCATTTAAGAAAAAAAGTTGATGCAGGTGCAAATAAAATAATTACACAGTTTTTTTTTACTATTGAAAATTATTTACGTTTTAGAGATAATTGTATAAAAAATAATATTAATGTTGAAATTATACCGGGTATTTTACCTATTTATAATTTTAATCAATTACAGCGTTTTTCAAGTATAACTAATGTTAAAATTCCTGATTGGCTATTTCAAATATTTAATGGATTAGATAATGATTTAATTACGCAAAAAAATATAGGTTCTAGTATTGTAATTGATATGGTTAAAATATTATCCCGAGAGGGGGTAAAAAATTTTCATTTTTATACCTTGAATCAATCTGATACAGTTTATACTGTATGTCATGTATTAGGTTTGTAA
- the argB gene encoding acetylglutamate kinase gives MNPLVIKLGGVLLESNKVMMRFFQSLVNCLKSYKRHVVIIHGGSYLIDNLMRKLHLQVRKKNGLRITSSEHMNVITGVLAGNVNKRLLSWALKFNINAIGLCLADGNSVKVKQLDPDLGHVGKATPGSPSFLNKIYKAGFLPIISSIGITKDGLLMHVQSDLAAVALATTLKANLILLSDISSILDGKGQRISEINTINAEKLITQGIITNGMIIKVNAALEGARVLNCYVDIASWKNLETLELLFNGVNVGTRVFV, from the coding sequence ATGAATCCTTTAGTGATTAAATTAGGTGGAGTTCTTTTAGAAAGTAATAAAGTTATGATGCGTTTTTTTCAGTCTTTAGTGAATTGTTTAAAATCTTATAAACGTCATGTTGTAATAATTCATGGAGGAAGTTATTTAATTGATAACTTAATGAGAAAACTTCATTTACAGGTTAGAAAAAAAAATGGTTTACGTATTACTTCATCTGAACATATGAATGTTATCACAGGAGTATTAGCTGGGAACGTCAATAAACGTCTTTTATCGTGGGCGTTAAAATTTAATATAAATGCTATTGGATTATGTTTAGCAGACGGAAACAGTGTTAAAGTAAAACAATTAGATCCAGATTTAGGACATGTAGGAAAAGCTACACCAGGGTCACCATCATTTTTAAATAAAATATACAAAGCAGGTTTTTTACCTATTATTAGTTCTATAGGAATTACTAAAGATGGATTATTAATGCATGTTCAGTCTGATTTAGCAGCAGTAGCTTTAGCAACTACTTTAAAAGCTAATTTGATTTTATTATCTGATATTAGTTCAATATTAGATGGAAAAGGTCAAAGAATATCTGAAATTAATACTATAAATGCTGAAAAGTTAATTACACAAGGCATTATTACTAATGGTATGATTATTAAAGTCAATGCTGCATTAGAAGGAGCACGTGTTTTGAATTGTTATGTAGACATAGCGAGTTGGAAAAATTTAGAAACATTAGAGTTGTTATTTAATGGTGTAAATGTTGGTACTCGAGTTTTTGTGTAA
- the argH gene encoding argininosuccinate lyase, translating to MKLWGGRFVKESDELFKNFNRSLSFDYILVKEDIIGSIAWSKALMKSNILTAEEQKKIESALFILLKEIKNNTNQILNSNCEDIHSWVELNLINKIGKLGSKLHTGRSRNDQITTDLKLWCKKKIHILLDNIIELQKNFIVNAESYHNVIMPGYTHLQRAQPITFSYWCLAYIEMLKRDFSRLQDVLKRLNQSPLGSGALSGTGWKINRQELAISMGFDSATNNALDSVSDRDYVVEFLSSASISMMHLSRFSEDLIFFNSGEANFIELSDSITSGSSLMPQKKNPDALELIRSKCGRVYGSLTSILTVLKSLPLAYNKDMQEDKECLFDAVKTWNDCLCIAILILKNIKIKHESCRKAAEEGYSNATEIADYLVKKGVAFREAHKISGQLVLEAISQKKSLNELTLATFKIYNNLIEDDIYQNISLEECLKKRVSQGGVSPCQVYKEIIKEKHRLNVI from the coding sequence ATGAAACTTTGGGGTGGAAGATTTGTTAAAGAATCAGATGAATTATTTAAAAATTTCAATCGATCTTTATCTTTTGATTATATTTTAGTAAAAGAAGATATAATTGGTTCGATTGCTTGGTCTAAAGCTCTTATGAAGAGTAACATTCTGACTGCAGAAGAACAAAAAAAAATAGAATCAGCACTGTTTATTTTACTAAAAGAAATAAAAAATAATACTAATCAAATTCTTAACAGTAACTGTGAAGATATTCACAGTTGGGTAGAGTTAAATCTTATTAATAAAATAGGAAAATTAGGAAGTAAATTACATACTGGTCGTAGCAGAAATGATCAAATTACAACTGATTTAAAGTTATGGTGCAAAAAAAAGATACACATATTATTAGATAATATTATTGAATTACAAAAAAATTTTATTGTTAATGCAGAGTCATATCATAATGTTATTATGCCGGGTTATACTCATTTACAACGAGCGCAACCTATTACTTTTTCTTATTGGTGTTTAGCGTACATAGAAATGTTAAAACGAGATTTTAGTCGTTTACAAGATGTGTTAAAACGATTAAATCAAAGTCCTCTAGGTTCTGGAGCGCTATCAGGTACAGGATGGAAAATCAATCGTCAAGAACTTGCGATTTCTATGGGATTTGATTCAGCAACTAATAATGCTCTTGACAGCGTTTCAGATCGAGATTATGTTGTGGAATTTTTATCGTCAGCTTCGATCAGCATGATGCATTTATCGCGATTTTCTGAAGATTTAATATTTTTTAATTCTGGTGAGGCTAATTTTATTGAATTATCTGATTCAATCACTTCAGGTTCATCTTTAATGCCGCAAAAAAAGAATCCAGATGCATTAGAGTTAATTCGTTCTAAATGCGGTCGTGTTTATGGTTCTCTAACTTCAATTTTAACTGTTTTAAAATCGCTTCCTTTAGCTTACAATAAAGATATGCAAGAAGATAAAGAATGTTTATTTGATGCGGTAAAAACTTGGAATGATTGTTTATGTATAGCAATTTTAATCTTAAAAAACATTAAAATTAAACATGAATCATGTCGTAAAGCTGCAGAAGAAGGATATTCTAATGCTACAGAAATTGCAGATTATTTAGTAAAAAAGGGTGTTGCTTTTCGCGAAGCACATAAAATATCAGGTCAATTAGTACTTGAAGCTATTAGTCAAAAAAAATCTTTAAATGAACTAACGTTAGCTACATTTAAAATATATAATAATCTTATTGAAGATGATATATATCAAAATATTTCTTTAGAAGAATGTCTTAAAAAAAGAGTATCTCAAGGTGGTGTTTCGCCATGTCAAGTTTATAAAGAAATTATTAAAGAAAAACACAGATTAAATGTTATTTAA